The DNA segment AATACTGGAAGAAGAGTCATTCCTTTTACAAATAAGTCATAATCATTTAATGCTAAAAAACCACCAATATTAACCAATCCATCTTTCTTTGAACTCATTGTACAACCATCACCAAGACTCATCATCTCTTTTAATATCTCTTTTATACTTTTATCATGGTAGCCTTTCTCTCTCTGCTGAATAAAATATGCATTTTCCACACATCTTGTTGCATCATAAAAAATGCTAATTCCATACTTATGACATAATTCACTCACCTTCTCTGCATTTTCCATAGAAAAGGGCTGACCCCCAGCCATATTCACATTCATCTCGAAACTAACATAAGGAATTCTCTCAGCTCCAACTCTATCAATTAAATTTTGCAACTTTTTTAAGTCAATATTTCCTTTAAACGGGTGCTTAGACTGTGTATCATGGGCTTCATCTATAATAACATCCACAAAGATTCCACCTGCTCTCTCCTGATGTTCTCTAGTAGTAGTAAAATACATATTCCCTGGAACAAAATCACCTTGTTTTATAGTTATTTGAGAAATTATATGTTCAGCACCTCTTCCCTGATGAGTAGGTAGAACATATTTGTAACCATATATCTCCTGAACTGCTTTTTCAAGATTATAAAAATTCCTGCTCCCAGAATAAGCTTCATCCCCCAACATCATACCTGCCCACTGATTGTCACTCATAGCTGAAGTTCCACTATCTGTTAATAGATCTATAAATACATCCTTTGATTTTAACAAGAAAGTATTATATCCCGCTTCTTTAATAGCTTCCTTTCTGTACTCTTTTGTTGTAACTTTAATGGGCTCTACAACTTTTATCCTCCATGGCTCAGCAATAGTTCTTTCTTTTTCCAAAAAACACCTC comes from the Actinomycetota bacterium genome and includes:
- a CDS encoding tyrosine phenol-lyase, yielding MEKERTIAEPWRIKVVEPIKVTTKEYRKEAIKEAGYNTFLLKSKDVFIDLLTDSGTSAMSDNQWAGMMLGDEAYSGSRNFYNLEKAVQEIYGYKYVLPTHQGRGAEHIISQITIKQGDFVPGNMYFTTTREHQERAGGIFVDVIIDEAHDTQSKHPFKGNIDLKKLQNLIDRVGAERIPYVSFEMNVNMAGGQPFSMENAEKVSELCHKYGISIFYDATRCVENAYFIQQREKGYHDKSIKEILKEMMSLGDGCTMSSKKDGLVNIGGFLALNDYDLFVKGMTLLPVFEGFPTYGGLAGRDLEAVARGIYESVDDDYIAARVRQVEYLGNKIKDSGVPIVTPIGGHAVYLDAKRFLSHISQYEFPAQRLAAEIYVDSGVRSMERGIVSAGRDRKTGDHKYPKLELVRLTIPRRVYTNLHMNVVAESVVEVYSYRDKLKGLRMVYEPAQLRFFTACFELL